Proteins encoded by one window of Lathyrus oleraceus cultivar Zhongwan6 chromosome 1, CAAS_Psat_ZW6_1.0, whole genome shotgun sequence:
- the LOC127075037 gene encoding berberine bridge enzyme-like 13: MFSSPSSNLAILILLISTISLAKSASLEENFVQCLSFYSDKAAPFYAAIYTPNNASFNNILNSSAQNLRYLVPSAPKPEFIFTPLTDSHVKVGVICSKKLGVHLRVRSGGHDYEGLSYVSEIETPFIIIDLAKLRDINVDIEDNSAWIQAGATIGEVYYRIHEKSEVHGFPAGLCTSLGVGGHITGGAYGSMMRKYGLGADNVLDAKIVNANGDILDRKSMGEELFWAIRGGGGGSFGILLWWKIKLVPVPKTVTVFTVTKSLEQDASKIAHRWQEVAPNIDENLFIRVIIQPASVANKTQRTITTSYNAQFLGDSEKLLQVMKESFPELGLTKQDCMETSWIKSVMYIAGFPNDTPPEVLLQGKSTFKNYFKAKSDFVRESIPETGLQGLWQRLLEEDSPLMIWNPYGGMMNNFSESDSPFPHRNGTLYKIQYLTLWQDGDKNAPKHVDWIRKLYNYMTPYVSKFPREAYVNYRDLDLGMNKKNDTSFIQATSWGNVYFKDNFNRLVKIKTKVDPENVFRHEQSIPPLQVSTMQLKDKKSKSWE; the protein is encoded by the coding sequence ATGTTTTCATCCCCAAGTTCAAACTTAGCAATTTTAATCCTCTTGATATCAACAATTTCTTTAGCAAAATCAGCTTCTCTTGAAGAAAACTTTGTCCAATGTCTAAGTTTCTATTCAGACAAAGCAGCACCATTTTATGCAGCAATTTACACACCAAACAATGCTTCATTCAACAACATCCTTAATTCTTCAGCGCAGAATTTAAGGTATTTGGTACCTTCGGCTCCGAAACCCGAGTTTATATTCACACCTTTAACCGATTCTCATGTCAAAGTAGGTGTTATATGTTCAAAGAAACTTGGTGTTCATCTAAGAGTAAGAAGTGGTGGCCATGATTATGAAGGACTATCTTATGTTTCGGAAATCGAAACGCCTTTCATAATCATTGATCTAGCTAAACTTCGCGATATAAACGTTGATATCGAAGATAATAGCGCTTGGATTCAAGCCGGCGCTACTATTGGAGAAGTTTATTATAGAATACATGAAAAAAGTGAAGTTCATGGCTTCCCTGCAGGTCTTTGCACAAGTTTAGGTGTTGGTGGACACATAACAGGAGGCGCGTATGGATCCATGATGAGAAAATATGGACTAGGAGCCGATAATGTTCTCGACGCAAAAATCGTCAATGCGAACGGAGATATTCTTGATAGAAAATCTATGGGGGAAGAATTATTTTGGGCTATTAGAGGTGGTGGAGGAGGAAGCTTTGGCATTCTTCTTTGGTGGAAGATTAAGCTTGTTCCTGTTCCGAAAACCGTGACGGTTTTTACCGTTACGAAAAGCTTAGAACAAGATGCAAGTAAGATTGCTCATAGATGGCAAGAGGTGGCACCAAATATTGATGAAAATCTCTTTATTAGAGTTATCATTCAGCCAGCTAGTGTTGCAAACAAAACTCAAAGAACTATTACTACTTCTTACAATGCTCAGTTTCTAGGTGATTCGGAGAAACTCCTTCAAGTTATGAAGGAAAGTTTTCCAGAACTAGGTTTAACTAAACAAGATTGCATGGAAACTAGTTGGATCAAATCTGTTATGTATATTGCAGGCTTTCCTAATGACACGCCACCCGAAGTTTTGCTTCAAGGAAAATCAACATTCAAGAATTACTTCAAAGCAAAGTCGGATTTCGTAAGAGAGTCGATACCGGAGACTGGTTTACAAGGGTTATGGCAAAGGTTGTTAGAAGAAGATAGTCCTTTGATGATTTGGAATCCATATGGAGGCATGATGAACAATTTTTCAGAATCTGATAGCCCTTTTCCTCACAGAAATGGAACACTTTACAAAATTCAGTATCTAACTCTTTGGCAAGATGGAGATAAGAATGCACCAAAGCATGTTGATTGGATTAGGAAGCTTTACAACTACATGACTCCTTATGTGTCTAAGTTTCCAAGGGAAGCATATGTGAATTATAGAGATCTTGATTTGGGAATGAATAAGAAGAATGATACAAGCTTTATACAAGCAACTTCTTGGGGTAATGTGTATTTCAAAGATAATTTCAATAGGTTGGTGAAAATTAAGACCAAAGTTGATCCTGAAAATGTGTTCAGACATGAACAGAGTATTCCACCACTTCAAGTTTCAACTATGCAGCTAAAAGACAAGAAGAGCAAGAGCTGGGAATAA
- the LOC127075045 gene encoding uncharacterized protein LOC127075045 — translation MNPVPENGCCVELKKKYSKLQETRNALRDAVKLLEQTVTKFQAQNVSLKKAYQEESARAKIEKEEKLKELSAKVSLENEVSTLKYEITALQQKCDTVAQEEHEDVESLEADISDKEKEIDRLKKLVEKEKKRADHERKVVENEVSALKSEISALQQKCGTVAQEENENVKSLKADISDKEKEINRLKKLVDKEKRRADSERKIAENEVGALKSEINALQQKCATVAQDENENKALKADISDKEKEIDRLKKLVEKEKKRADSERKVAENEVSTLKSEINTLQQICVTVAQEENDNNALKANISDKEKEIDRLNKLVEKEKKRADSERKVNENEVSALKSEINALQQKCGTVAQEENESKALKADIFDKEKEIDRLKKLVEKEKKMADSERKVAENEVSALKSEINALQQKCVTIAQEENEDVKALKADISDKEKEIDRLKKLVEKEKKMADSERKVAENEVSALKSEINALQLKCSAIAQEENEDVNALKAGISDKEKEIDRLKKLVEKEKKKADSVRKVAENEKKKAAEACKLLEAEKKISLNKGMQLSKIEAEKVEEYRLQQVHLEKEVTETKMKLASELLKFKEASKRVEADKQKLLVEKMDAESKMKKAQEQVGVEKQKAVREKRRADEEHVKVEEQKRLAQDNWKSAKEAKHLADQRSQELLENKKTIEDLKQKIHELSSLRKLNEISGVSSNVNAESDKIQLLKSSLELEKLRAKHAREKLKHERKKFEHERMKFKYEESCRNILQQELHRLKLDCIKNYNHLTMLDASFSPVAGSIHGPAKCQNMPSIQKPDVMTQLCNLGMPQMHNCVENELAKPCSIRVGACDSLRKSMQNPPLAISEGNYTEPITGTGYKLEPLIGGSNRTSIQSYALNSSTASFSDAHLMGSQERGALQVTTSTKSAEENFNARSSMLKPFDKSVICHDGIRNRISDTIKCVANLSFEGKKLNTQLEDKLSDLCGLLYDKMNESIEGGRETVTNHRDTLQEESDRPHKKRKKSHREKERTSVYEKKKTEDPKAGVYEEADGFRQTTCPALYTQTTQACRERIFDEIYTGNAMKLLDLENAVDEECYRRAMNAPLSPLSFVENETVALNNMEPFQDKVLHTDLLDQRDLSPSTRCDVIDVEMNSNMQIFDACTVPCNGDKSKQAIPTDAKLQDTHSLETSKDTFLAETGTGSLHNQLPNFGLIVSDRDDNSSISRTLLATRNCIARCSLDTQTGWEVASILTAVDMEEISLQNEKLSVLLTLLLFNFTMTAMKFNGGNLILCLNSYAQHICKVLADAGTRIILLEKNLLLELLRFIEDFLIKGKVILKDIVPTETSSGIDFRNDSFLDGVDTSCSKEATDEQLVAAGIILASICAATDYIGFLSEASYNILRLCRYGSFMALTILHIFANLGGKKYFDWCSFGLTVTVLKSLVIFLEGGSISVTPASCLPSINQLRIDLCTNNKCPFSEGAESIDVVTFLLLEKIKKHLFQQEGQFDSSSFRSLLDNHNNGQWSSQDVVPCTNSINCDASCCLKNHVACRTQPDVHIDVTLCQLSDILSLLELVASKMGWQWTNTKLVPQLLHVLDSCVVENAAVAIIALLGQLGRFGVDAGGYEDQGVENMRSKLLSYLNNFSIKAGTSLQIAAATALFGLLPLDLAAVLKNEFNLSAFSSKSISNDTGSLKKWFSGLAEHQRDLLYGILKCTD, via the exons ATGAATCCTGTACCGGAAAATGGTTGTTGTGTTGAG CTGAAGAAAAAGTATTCGAAGCTTCAAGAGACACGGAATGCTCTAAGAGATGCTGTGAAGCTGCTTGAACAAACCGTTACCAAGTTTCAAGCTCAGAATGTGAGCCTAAAAAAAG CATACCAGGAAGAATCAGCTAGGGCAAAAATTGAAAAAGAGGAAAAGCTGAAAGAATTGAGTGCTAAGGTTTCTTTAGAAAATGAAGTTTCAACGTTAAAATATGAGATCACTGCATTGCAGCAGAAATGTGACACAGTTGCTCAGGAAGAACACGAGGATGTGGAATCTTTGGAAGCAGATATATCTGATAAGGAAAAGGAAATTGATAGATTGAAAAAACTTGTggagaaagaaaagaaaagggCTGATCACGAGAGGAAGGTTGTCGAGAATGAGGTTTCTGCGTTAAAATCTGAGATAAGTGCTTTGCAGCAGAAATGTGGCACAGTTGCTCAGGAAGAAAATGAGAATGTGAAATCTTTGAAAGCCGATATATCTgataaagaaaaagaaattaataGATTGAAGAAACTTGTGGATAAAGAAAAGAGAAGGGCTGATTCTGAGAGGAAGATTGCTGAGAATGAGGTTGGTGCCTTAAAATCTGAGATCAATGCATTGCAGCAGAAATGTGCTACAGTTGCTCAGGATGAAAATGAGAATAAAGCTTTGAAAGCCGATATATCTGATAAGGAAAAGGAAATTGATAGATTGAAGAAACTCGTggagaaagaaaagaaaagggCTGATTCAGAGAGGAAGGTTGCCGAGAATGAGGTTTCTACCTTAAAATCTGAGATCAATACATTGCAGCAGATATGTGTGACAGTTGCACAAGAAGAAAATGACAACAACGCTTTGAAAGCCAATATATCTGATAAGGAAAAGGAAATTGATAGATTGAATAAACTTGTggagaaagaaaagaaaagggCTGATTCTGAGAGGAAGGTTAACGAAAATGAGGTTTCTGCCTTAAAATCTGAGATCAATGCATTGCAGCAGAAATGTGGCACAGTTGCTCAGGAAGAAAATGAGAGTAAAGCTTTGAAAGCTGATATATTTGATAAGGAAAAGGAAATTGATAGATTGAAGAAACTTGTggagaaagaaaagaaaatggCTGATTCTGAGAGGAAGGTTGCCGAGAATGAGGTTTCTGCCTTAAAATCTGAGATCAATGCATTGCAGCAGAAATGTGTCACAATTGCTCAGGAAGAAAATGAGGATGTGAAAGCTTTGAAAGCTGATATATCTGATAAGGAAAAAGAAATTGATAGATTGAAGAAGCTTGTggagaaagaaaagaaaatggCTGATTCTGAGAGGAAGGTTGCCGAGAATGAGGTTTCTGCCTTAAAATCTGAGATTAATGCATTGCAGCTGAAATGTAGCGCAATTGCTCAGGAAGAAAATGAGGATGTGAATGCTTTGAAAGCCGGTATATCTGATAAGGAAAAAGAAATTGATAGATTGAAGAAGCTTGTggagaaagaaaagaaaaaggcTGATTCTGTGAGGAAGGTTGCCGAGAATGAGAAAAAGAAGGCTGCTGAAGCTTGTAAGTTATTGGAAGCAGAGAAGAAAATATCTCTGAATAAGGGGATGCAACTTTCCAAAATCGAGGCAGAGAAGGTTGAAGAGTATAGGCTTCAGCAAGTTCACTTGGAGAAAGAAGTTACTGAAACAAAAATGAAGCTGGCTTCTGAGTTGTTAAAGTTTAAAGAGGCAAGCAAAAGAGTTGAAGCTGATAAACAAAAGCTTTTGGTAGAAAAAATGGATGCTGAGTCAAAGATGAAAAAAGCTCAAGAACAGGTAGGGGTTGAAAAACAGAAGGCGGTTAGAGAAAAGCGGCGTGCAGATGAGGAGCATGTTAAAGTAGAGGAGCAGAAAAGGCTTGCTCAAGATAACTGGAAGAGCGCCAAGGAAGCAAAACATCTTGCTGATCAGAGATCTCAGGAGTTATTAGAGAATAAGAAGACAATTGAGGATTTGAAGCAGAAGATACACGAGCTTTCATCTCTAAGAAAACTTAATGAAATATCTGGTGTATCTTCTAATGTGAATGCTGAAAGTGATAAAATACAGCTTTTGAAAAGCAGTTTAGAGCTTGAAAAATTACGTGCAAAACATGCAAGGGAAAAGTTAAAACATGAAAGGAAGAAGTTTGAGCATGAAAGGATGAAGTTTAAATACGAAGAAAGTTGTCGTAACATTTTACAGCAGGAATTGCACCGCTTAAAGCTTGATTGTATTAAAAATTACAATCACCTTACTATGCTGGATGCATCCTTTTCTCCTGTTGCTGGAAGTATACATGGCCCAGCTAAG TGTCAGAATATGCCAAGCATACAGAAACCTGATGTCATGACTCAACTCTGCAATCTAGGTATGCCTCAAATGCACAACTGTGTTGAAAATGAACTTGCGAAGCCTTGCAGCATAAGGGTTGGTGCATGCGATTCTTTAAGGAAAAGCATGCAGAATCCTCCACTTGCTATATCTGAAGGGAATTATACTGAACCCATCACAGGTACTGGTTATAAATTGGAGCCTCTAATAGGAGGCTCAAACAGAACATCGATACAGAGTTATGCACTAAATTCTAGTACAGCATCTTTTTCTGATGCACACTTGATGGGCTCACAGGAAAGGGGTGCTTTGCAAGTTACCACATCAACAAAATCAGCTGAGGAGAACTTCAATGCAAGATCAAGCATGTTGAAACCATTTGACAAATCAGTTATTTGTCATGATGGAATAAGGAACAGGATTTctgatacaatcaaatgtgttgCAAATTTGTCTTTTGAGGGTAAGAAGTTAAACACACAGCTAGAAGATAAGCTCTCTGATTTATGTGGTTTATTGTATGACAAAATGAACGAATCCATTGAGGGAGGGAGAGAGACGGTTACTAATCATAGGGATACTCTACAGGAAGAGAGTGACAGGCCCCACAAGAAGAGAAAGAAATCTCATAGGGAAAAAGAACGCACATCTGTGTATGAGAAAAAAAAAACAGAAGACCCAAAAGCTGGAGTCTATGAGGAGGCAGATGGCTTCAGACAAACTACCTGTCCTGCATTATATACTCAAACTACTCAGGCATGCAGGGAGAGGATATTTGATGAAATATATACTGGAAATGCTATGAAGTTGTTAGATTTAGAAAATGCCGTTGATGAGGAATGCTATAGAAGAGCCATGAATGCACCCTTGTCACCACTATCTTTTGTCGAGAATGAAACAGTTGCTTTAAATAATATGGAGCCTTTTCAGGACAAAGTTCTTCATACAGACTTGTTGGATCAAAGAGATTTGTCTCCTTCAACTAGATGTGATGTCATTGATGTTGAGATGAATTCCAACATGCAAATATTTGATGCATGTACAGTTCCTTGTAATGGAGACAAGTCAAAGCAGGCTATACCAACTGATGCAAAATTGCAGGACACTCATTCTTTGGAAACTTCAAAGGATACATTTCTGGCAGAGACTGGAACTGGATCTTTGCACAATCAACTTCCTAATTTTGGTCTCATAGTATCAGATAGGGATGATAACAGTAGCATATCTAGGACACTTCTGGCTACAAGGAATTGTATAGCACGATGCAGTTTGGATACTCAAACAGGATGGGAAGTCGCTAGCATTCTGACTGCAGTTGACATGGAAGAAATATCCTTACAAAA TGAGAAGCTTTCCGTGTTGTTGACACTTTTGCTGTTCAACTTTACCATGACTGCAATGAAATTTAATGGTGGTAACTTAATCCTTTGCTTGAATTCTTATGCTCAACACATCTGTAAAG TTCTGGCTGATGCAGGCACAAGGATCATTTTGTTAGAAAAAAATTTGTTGCTGGAGCTGCTCCGCTTCATTGAAGATTTTCTTATAAAAGGAAAAGTTATATTAAAAGACATAGTACCTACTGAGACCTCATCTGGTATTGATTTCAGAAATGATAGTTTTCTGGATGGCGTAGACACATCATGTTCTAAAGAAGCTACGGATGAGCAGTTGGTAGCGGCGGGTATTATACTAGCATCAATATGTGCTGCAACCGATTATATTGGATTTCTTTCTGAGGCATCATATAATATTCTTAGATTGTGCAGATATGGTTCTTTTATGGCGCTAACTATTCTTCACATTTTTGCTAACCTGGGTGGAAAGAAGTATTTTGACTGGTGCAGTTTTGGCTTGACGGTGACTGTCTTGAAATCTCTAGTTATATTTCTTGAGGGAGGGAGCATATCTGTCACTCCTGCTTCTTGTCTTCCATCAATAAATCAGCTGCGTATTGATTTATGTACTAACAATAAATGCCCTTTCTCGGAAGGTGCCGAGTCCATTGATGTTGTTACATTCTTGCTCTTAGAAAAGATCAAGAAGCATCTATTTCAGCAAGAAGGACAGTTTGATTCTTCAAGTTTCAGATCCCTTTTAGACAATCATAATAATGGACAGTGGTCTAGTCAGGATGTGGTTCCATGTACCAATAGCATAAATTGTGATGCGTCGTGCTGTTTGAAAAACCATGTGGCTTGTCGTACTCAACCAGATGTTCATATTGATGTTACCTTATGCCAACTTAGTGATATTCTCTCATTGTTGGAGCTTGTTGCAAGCAAAATG GGCTGGCAATGGACCAACACAAAACTTGTTCCTCAGCTGCTTCATGTACTGGACTCTTGTGTGGTGGAGAACGCTGCGGTTGCTATCATTGCTCTTCTTGGTCAGCTTGGAAG GTTTGGAGTTGATGCTGGTGGATATGAAGACCAAGGAGTTGAAAACATGAGATCCAAATTATTGTCTTATCTAAACAATTTTTCCATCAAAGCAGGCACTTCTCTTCAAATTGCCGCTGCCACTGCTCTGTTTGGCCTTCTTCCTCTTGATTTAGCTGCAGTTTTGAAGAATGAGTTTAATCTTTCGGCATTTTCTAGTAAATCTATTTCTAATGACACTGGAAGTTTAAAGAAGTGGTTCTCTGGATTAGCGGAACATCAAAGGGATTTGCTTTATGGCATTTTAAAATGCACtgattaa